ACTGATACTACCCCTGGTCCAGTGAATCTTTATATTGATAACAAGTCAGCTATAGACCTGGCGAAAAATCCTGTTTTTCATGGACGCAGCAAGCACATAGATGTGCGTTACCATTTCATTCGTGAATGTGTGGAACGTGGAGAGATTGTGATCAATCATATCAGCTCTGACAAGCAATGTGCAGACATACTTACCAAAGCTATGGCAACAGCGAAGTTCGAAGAAATGAGGAGCCTGCTTGGAATGAAGAATCTGGCGAAataagtttagattaaggggAGAATGTGTTGGAATTTAGTTAATCTAAACTTAGTATTTAATGTCTGAATAAGACTCAGTCGTTTGTTAGGAGTTTTAGTCATTAGTTTAGTTTGCTCTGAGTTATCTATTAGTTTGTTGGCGAGTTTCTAGGAGAGTAGATGTATCAATAAAACAATGCTTATCAGGTAGGAGTTAGTTAGGCAATTCTGTTAGTAGTAGTTACCACCTGCATGTGGAGTTCTATTTAAGTACTTGTAATCGTTTCTTTGTCAAGCTAAGTGAAGCAGTTTATACAGTGAAATATTTTCTTGTTTTCAGTATACAGTCAACATACATATAAGTTTATTTCAGGTGTTATCTAATATGGTTAAGCCTTTTGGGATGACTCTTGTATAAAAAATGGATGGCCTTTTGGGTTGACTCTTGCATAAAAATGGATGGAGGAGAGCTATTGCTATTGTACCTTGCGGCGAACGGTGAGGAGGCAGCGACCAAGGGGGTCCATGAGAACGATTTCGGCGTGGTCACGAACACTTATAGCATAAGATTCGACTCGGAAAACAATGTCACCGGAGGTATCATAAACGGTAAAGCCATCGCCGGCAAAGAAAAGACAAGTCTTGTGAACAGTAAGTTGGGTTTCTTTCTCGAAAATAAGGCTGCTGTCCACTGTAACTCCACCTTTCTTCATGGCTATGGCTTTCGGAGACACTACTTCCAAACTACTAGATCTTGGGAtgaaaatattataaacttaCCAGGGTCGTTCTTTTTAAACGCGCAGATTTATGTACGGGGAGATTTTGAGAGAAATTAAAATTAGATTTTGTTATTAATTTTACCTCAATGATATTTAGTTAGAAACCCTAACCTATATATAATAGTTCAAACAATGTCGACTTACCCGCACCAAGCCCTCATTTTATTTATTCCTCCTTTCTTGCTAGTTACGccaaatttttattttgtttatttgTTGAGTGTGTCCAATTATAATATTCTCCATTTTCATTTTAGATCTATAGAAACAAGTAAATGCATGTATGACTTTTTTTATCCCAAAATAACGACCAATAAAATGATGATGATAATAACCAGAAATACTCTTTCAAAATCTACTCTTTTAGATTTGATTTATACAAAGTACCATTATATTGGTTCGCAAAAAATTTGACTAAACACTTGATGATTTTAATATGTGTGCATGTGtcatattttataattattagAAAAGTTACCAACTATATACGGTGTTTTAAAAATTCCcgatttaattgattaattctcGATTAATTCTCCGTAAGGTATCTGATCGATTTgatttttgaaatccgattaaaCCGTACAAGTTTTTCTTTATCGGAGTATATATAATTACTagttaaaattaaaatattatattatttaaatatgaataaatagAGAAATTGTGatacaataaatatatatttggtaataaataactaatataatcataatatattttaatataatttaatattataatacattaAATTTTTATTCCGATTAATCTTTCCGATTAAttactgatttttaattaattataaatcggGAACTCTACCAATTTTATCCGATTTCCGATTTTACAATGCTCACCGTATTAATTTATTTGGAACAGCCATGAGAGTCAATTTGGATACTTAGCATTTTCAATATTAGAAGACTCATAATCTAATTGAGAATATGTTATATATAGAGAGTGTTGTTCCACTAGAAATCTCCTTAAAATGAAAACTAGAAATCAATggtatttttgtaaataattaCAATTTCAGTACCCAAATATTATACACAGATATACACCCCTACCCCATCCCCACATTACACATTCATTCATCCCCCCACCCCAACACCCTCTCCCCCAGCACCCATCTCCCCCAACCTGCACCCTCCTCCCTTCGCCTCCTTCCTTCGTCGCGGCACAGCCTTCTCCCACCCCTTTCCGCCGCAAACCAAGCTCTACCGCCGCACCACTGTCGAGCAccatatctctctctctctctctttccaCCACACCTCTGCTCCCTCTAGTTATCACTTAAATTTACCGTGTCCTTTTATCTCCTTAATCCACTCAAACTTCTGATCTACCCACTACCCCTCCCTAACCCCGCACAACCTCCGCCCCGCCACCTCACCGGTGACAGATTTGTTCATCTCTTTTCCCTCTTTTACCAAaccagatttaaaaaaaaatttaaatctATTATCAATAAAAACTCCACCCTGTGCAGATTTGATTTTGTACATAAAAGTAATTTTTAATAATTGTGTTGGTGAAGACATGTTGGTAATAAAAATATGGTGACTTTTATTATAATGTTGGTGGTCGGAATTAATCAATGGAACTGATGATCAGATTTGGTAGCCGGAAACAATGGCTAGATGTGTTGATTTTTGTTTCATGTTGGTATTTTTTGTATTCTGGTGGCCGGATATGGTGATATTTATTTTCCGATggtgattttttatttttcagatgTGGTGATTTTAATTTTCCGGTGATGATTCATTTTTTGGGAATGATTTTTCATTTTAGTGGTTATTTTCCGGTGATGACGTTGCAGTGGGTCGCACTGTTGACATGGCAATGACGTGGCAGTGGGGTCTCTGCTGATGTCTGTTGGGGGTCATTACTTATTTAGGGGACTAAAATGTAAAATTAAGAAAATTATTGTGTGAATTAGGGGGGCataatataagttttaaaaataaagGAAGCATAATGTaaatttaaaaagttatttctagTTTTCATTTTAAGAGTTATTTCTATTTGAGCCGGAAAATAACCACCAAAATGAAAAATCATTCCCAAAAAATGAATTATCACCGGAAAATTAAAATCACCAcatctgaaaaataaaaaaatcaccATCGGAAAATAAATATCACCATATCCGGCCACCAGAATACAAAAAATCACCAACATGAAATAAAAATCAACATATCCAGCCATTATTTCCGGCTACCAAATCCGGTCATCAGCTCCATTGATTAGTTCCGACCACCAACATTATAATAAAAATCACCATATTTTTATTACCTACATGTCTTCACCAACACAATTATTAAAAATTACTTTTATGTACAAAATCAAATCTGCACAGGGTGGAGTTTTTATTGATAATAGATATAAACTTTTATATTGAATCTGGTTTGGTAAAAGAGGGAAAAGAGATGAACAAATCTGTCACCGGCGAGGTGGCGGGGCGGAAGTTGTGCGGGGTTAGGGAGGGGTAGTGGGTAGATCGGAAGTTTGAGTGGGCTAAGGAGATGAAAGGACACGGTAAATTTAAGTGATAACTAGAGGGAGCAGAGTGTGGTggaaagatatatatatatatatatatatatatatggtgctCGACAGGTGCGGTAGCGGTAGAGCTTGGTTTGCGGCGGAAAGGGGTGGGAGAAGGTTGTGCCGCGACGGAGGAAGGAGGCGAGGGGAGGAGGGTGCAGGTTGGGGGAGATGGGTGTTGGGGTGGGGGGATGAATGAATGTGCAATGGTGGGGATGAGGTAGGGGTGTATATATGTGTATAATATTTGGGTACTGAAATTGtaattatttacaaaaataccATTAATTCCTAGTTTTCATTTTAAGGAGATTTCTAGTGGAACAACAcactctctctatatatatatatagggtaaaCCTCCGCATAGTATTCTCTTATATGGAGAATCGTGgagaaccattatttaaaaaaatataaaatatataatttattttattttaatcatttataattataaattttaattatcaagttaaaaatcgaagttacaaaatttttatttaaaaatcattaaaattattaaaaagatttaaattgGTTCCATAATAGAATCACAGTAGTATCACACTTATTAAAAATTATTGAACtgtagaatcaaatttaaaattaagtaattttatcaaattttaattgttaacttttttattatatttattattctagattaccatcaaattttttattttttaaaataaaattttacaatttctgATGAGATTCAATAATAAAAACAACGGTTCTCCACATTCTCCACGGAGTAAAGGcctatctatactattatattaaagacgaaataaTGAAAGTTTGGTTTGTAGTTGGTGTGGTCaccgtaattatagtaatatataaaaataaacaCTATCATAAATAGATCAATATTTACAATAgacttatataaatataaatagataTACAATATATTTAATGGTCTTcgtttaaacaaaataatatataatattcactCGGGCCACGCCAAacaaaattttattattaatccaatcttaaataaaaaaataaaaatatattgcatataattagttggatttaTAGTCTCagactaaaacaaaattataaaaaataatagaTTTGTCTGTACAATTAGGTTTATATAATTATAGGTTTTCTTCGGTCTATGGAAATTTATGGATGGTTCCTTAGTCACCGTAATTGTGTTGGACTAAACTAAATCAATATTTGTCATTCATCGGAgctaaaaataattatacaattgattcatgataaatcaaaattaaaataagaaaataattagaaaaaCTATAATAAATTAAAAGTACTTTTATAGCGGTTAGCATAATTTTTTACCATTGATACATAAAAGTTTTTACCATTAATCTGAGCTTGAACAAATTGAACTAAAACTAAAGATAATCCGTATTCTATTGATGTTAGCAAAAATTTAccttttaattaaaacataattatctttgataaatatacctatttttcAGTCAATCAGAgatatttttttaaacaaaaatatcactaaattatacacgtatatatttaaaattattattaaattatattattaaaagtttttaataaataaatttcataacttaaattttttacttcaatttaaattaaaaatatataatatcaAAAACAATCTGTGCGTCTGCACGGGTTTTAggcttgtatatatatatatatatatatatatatatatatatatatatatatatatatatatatatatatatatatcaaatcaAGTTTATCCGGGCAAAAGTTTTATTTCCCAATTTTGTGCATTTCCATAAACTTTTGTCTGGATAAACTTGAACTACATACACACATATTATTGGGTACGATGATGATATATCGCTTTGTGATAAACTAGCTCCGCTTGTAAAACCAATACTTGCTCTGCTATTAAATTGGAGGTCTCGATTAAATATGACTTTTAACCTAGGAAGAATGAATGCGGGTGCGGGGGTTCGCCaaaaattaaaacattaaaaatatatattttttatatttttttggaGTTTCAGTCAAATTAAACTAAAAAATAAACTACATAAGTTCATTATGAGTACATTATcgttaaaaatatatattattattacttgATAATCCAACTGACACATTTTAgcataattaatttattaaattttcAAGTATCTGTATTATTGTAACATCCccttttattaataaaatgagatattacttaaaatccataaacctgcaaacagagccctaatatatttctaacaataatttaacaatctaaaatttctaaaataatattaaatctccaaaatTTCTAAACCAATAATATCGATTCTGTATtctccaaataaataattaaatataaatactGATAAAGTCTGAAATCCTAATCAATAAAAGGGGTAactctccatcacacagtcccagatccccctaagcacctgccagaaaaagaatacggcatgagccaaacgcccagtacggatttggaatataatttataaacaaagagatcagaaataaataatcagcaatttataataaaagaacaattttaaaaataagtaaggctgaaacAATGAGaggttaggatatttcataccgagatcagaacagatacaaaaACACACATCATTGGGTACCTAATGTATGCAACAGAATGGACAAtgtgtacggcatatacaacgtcaccataaatcaaatcacaaatcaaactctgggtgcaccaacgtatcctgaacaaatatcaaatgcgcaaaagctcctcccaagagctaacagaaggatacgtcgtgatcaatcacactgtcacggaagtgtcatgtcactggtgccgcaatgacatggctgtagtacccctacagctggttaactcggtatatcCTATATctctaagggttcaaataaaGATATTCTCGCAAATTTAAAATCACCTAAGACAATTAATTTAAATTTCCAAAACAGAGGGTGTCATAGATAAATTTTGAATACCGCATAAACAGATatttaaaatttccaaatcaattttaaataattttagaaaaagTCAAATCAAATATTGAATGAGCAGGATACAGAAGAACTGAATGAATCAAATATTTCTAAATGCTAAGAGGAGTAGCGTTGAATAAAAAGGGGTCAGAATCCGTACCTTGCAAGTCGCAAACTCTAATACTAACAAAATCCGAAATCCGCAAATGATCCGCTAAATTTCCCGACCTCGATCTAGATACAAATATAATTTGTTATTAACACATGTTTTTATTTATACTTTTAAATAAAGTGCATGATCCCCATCAGCATGATTAAATATACCCGACTACACATTTAGGGGACAAGTTCACTTAATCGAAACATCTATTACTTTAAATTTATCTAGTAATGAATATAAAGAATGGATAGATAAAAATATCTAAGACCAAAAACCTGGGCATGTACAAGTTGATTCAGTAAactattaaatcaaataattatatattatatattagacAACACCATGTTCATGACCAAACAACCTATGTTAAGTAACTTATTTGATTTAACTTGGTTATTAACCTGACTCTAAATACATGATCCGTAAATACTACTAATAATAAGGAGCACATTTACTTTTTTATTTATATACTGCAAGTAATGAACTCCTTAATTAACTATCCCCAAGAATTAATCAAACCTCCTAAATTATCTGTAACAACATATATTAAAATATACCTGACAATGTTGACTCTAATACAGGCATAATACTCTAATACCTTCCTATGGGAGCACATTAAAAAGTTCTTGTTAAACTGAGATAAACTTGAAAACTCGAGAAAAAATTCGAAAAACTCGAAAAAATCAATGAAAACATTGATAAGCTCAGAAACTCGCAAACAATTCGAACTCGACTCGTTTATTCTACGAGTTGAGTCCGAACATAATTTTTAGGTTCAATTTTTTTTAGCTTGATTCGACTCGATAAAAAAagtttaaattcaaatttaataaataCAAACTCTCGTCTCAAATTACACCTTATTTCAAGATGATATAACTAAAATATCTGTCATAATCAGAAGTGATATTTATCTTTTCCATTAAAATAAGTCACTTGACCTGTCTAATTTTGATCACAAGTTCATAACCAGTGTCTTTGCATGTGAGGCTACTAATCtagaaaatttgaaaataaacaGCAAGTCTATGCCCTTTAGCTCAAGTAAGAATAATTTTAATGTATTCTACCACAACCTTTTATACGGAAttcttataaaaaaaatataacactCCATAAAGAGATGATAAACTATACGAGCAAGTACGCTCGTCAATGAATTAAGTTTGGATTAAATCGACCTAAATTCATATTCATGGTTATTTATCTTTTCGGATTCGGATTCGGATCAGCTCCAGACTTTTTATAAACCGATCCATATCCGGATCCGTTCGGATCATGAATTTCGGATCGGATATTCGCtccatttatgtatatttatttttttaacttcaattattacaaaaatatttaaaattgacaattttaaaaatattaaaatacaagTAGAATATAACGAAGTCCAAAGATAAATTACGAACTAAAATTCACTTTTTGAAACAAACATACTATTGGATTGtacaatattttaattttaacaaTGAAAAAAATTGATATTGCAAAATGAATGTATTGTATGAATTGAAACCTGGGTTATGCGGCTCTAAAATGTAAAAGAACTAGGGTTATAGAAATGGACTAGATTATAGAGATCGAACCGAACGAAATATAGATAATGGAACTTGACTCGAGGATAATGGGACTTGACTCGAGGATAACGAGACTTGGAATTGAAAATGTTATGTGAATTGAAACTTGGGTTATGCGACTCTAAAATGTAAAAGAACTAGGGCTTTATTAATGATCTAGACTATAGAGACCGAACTGAACGAAATATAGATAATGGGACTTCACTCGAGCATAATACGtttaaaattagaattattaaaaaatatttttattacattatatatatatatataaaccggATCGAGTTATTAACGGATCAGATCGGCCTAACATTCGCTCCACTTATAATCGTATTTTTCTTATCGGATCGGATCTCGGATCGGATTTTTAATAGGTCGATCCATATCCACTAAAATGGCCTCGGATCGGATCGGGTTGGATTTTCGCTCCATTAACAGGCCTAACAGCAAGTCTTAATTCAGTTAAATATACTATTGTTATATAATTAGTATCTAGTTTAATTGATAATAAAACATTGATATATTAAATGAACGCTCCTTGTTTAGCTaatcataataataataaaacaatttagatttttcaaaaataatatattaacATATCTGTCCATAAAAGatttcttgagtaagtattgatTTTAATGATATATGTTGCAAATTTGTGTTAAAAATACAAGACAATTAATATGTCTAACATCCATGATAATTTTTATTTAGTGTATACACATTTTACAAAGACTCCAGCAGCCTACTAGGAGAGGGTAGTTTCGTCCTGTCAACGTATATAAACCTTGAAAAAATATCAATAGCTAAAATAATGTTACAAAATTTAAATTACTATTTCATAGTATTTTTACGATGAGCTAAAAAATTGATATTCCCTACAAGTTTTGATAGTCAAATATATACTGTTTTTTGCAAAATGTGAATATCAGTTTTTCTAAATACTATACCTTTTCTTAATAGtgcttaaaaatattttttttgaaatttgatTTATAATCcgattaaataattgtttaaatgATTTAACATTGTTATCACTTATCAATTACCGCTAACAATTATTTATACAAAATTTTTAATGAGATACAAGAAAAAGAGTTACAGCTGATTCATTCTCCCAAGGATAATCTTACAAGATAGGAAAAATTTAAAACCTTTTCTTGGTTCTGTGTTTCCAACTTACAATTTCCAAAAGCACTATCACTTATTAGCTCAGTTTTAGAACTTGAAATCACAGGTCACAACACCCAAGCTTAAAGATTAATATTATTAGAGATCACACACTTGGACAATCTGTTTAGTTAATGAATTTCGGGGAGATTCACCGTGTTAGGGAGATATAATTGGATGCTCTCACATACATTTTTAAAACATTATTAAAAAGTACTTGACATGTTTACCAAAGAAGAAAAAGATTTAATCTTGGCCTGTGGTGTCCAAATCGGACCCAGTATCATCATCAGAACCATCATCAGCGTTGATTTGATCAAGAACGAGAACTAGAGCCATAGCAAAAGCAGCATCAAATCCAGGCTTGAGGAACAGTGAGAAGACTTCTTTCCCAAACACAGTTTCACTAGTGTAGTCAACTTTTCGTTTAATCTCCGCCATTGGTGACTTGGCTCCGTCAAATATGGTACAGCAACGCTGTGCTATTGATCCTTCAATCTGGTACTCATCCCCTGTGGAGTTGTAAACCTCCACTGTCACGCTTGATCGACCAATCATCGAAGATCTTCGCACGCTGAATATTGCCTTGTGTCCCTCTAATCTCTCCCCCACAAATCCCTCCCATCTTTGATGCAAACTGGGTCTCTAATATTACAACAAAGGATcattaaaattttcaaattttattcacTGGAATTACATTTTATATATAGTTGCATGTACGTAATAGAACTAATGTTTCCTGGGGCCAGGCTGAAATCAGGCTGAGATGACTTTTTTACTCTCAATTTTAAGTTAAAACTCACTGCAATTTTTTTATTAGACCCAGTTAACATCAAAATATTAAGGATATTTAAAATTTTAGAGTCTTGGTTTGTTGGAATTTAGTTAATCTAAACTTAGTATTTAATGTCTGAATAAGACTCAGTCGTTTGTTAGGAGTTTTAGTCATTAGTTTAGTTTGCTCTGAGTTATCTATTAGTTTGTTGGCGAGTTTCTAGGAGAGTAGATGTATCAATAAAACAATGCTTATCAGGTAGGAGTTAGTTAGGCAATTCTGTTAGTAGTAGTTACCACCTGCATGTGGAGTTCTATTTAAGTACTTGTAATCGTTTCTTTGTCAAGCTAAGTGAAGCAGTTTATACAGTGAAATATTTTCTTGTTTTCAGTATACAGTCAACATACATATAAGTTTATTTCAGGTGTTATCTAATatctggtatcagagccaggttgtcTCGTTGTATGCCCAAATATATGCCAAAGATGACTACGGAAAAGACAAAGCTGAAAGAGGGAGCACTGGGTTTGAACTATCCTATGTTGGCCAGGAGTAATTATACTGCATGGTCCCTGAAAATGAAGACCTTCATGAAGGCGCATGGCGTGTGGGACGCTGTGGAGATCAGCAAAGGAGATGAAACTGCTGTTGATGAGAAGCACGACCAGATCGCTCTCGCTGtgatatatcaaagtatacctgAGGATATCTTATTATCCGTGGCTGAGAAGAAGACTGCAAAAGAGGCGTGGGAAGCGATAAGGACTATGTGTCAAGGTGCGGATCGTGTGAAGAAAGCCAAGGTTCAGACCTTGAAGAGCGAGTTTGAAACTCTGCGGATGAAGGAGTCAGATCAACTGGATGATTTCTGCATGAAATTAAATGGATTGGTGACAAATATCCGAGCTCTGGGTGAGGGAATTTCTGAAAGCTATGTTGTGAAGAGACTGCTTCGTGCAATGCCGGGCAAGTATCTGCAAATTGTGTCTACAATTGAGCAGTTCGGAGACTTTGAAAAGATGACCGTCGAAGAGGCCGTTGGATCGCTGAAAGCACACGAGGAACGGATCAGAGGCCAGAATGATGGTGGAGGAGGACAACTAATGCTTACTGAGGAGGAATGGTCGAAAAGAGAAAATACGGGTGGAAAATTATTGTTGACTAGAGAAGAGTGGATGAGTAAAACAAATAAGAATGGAGGTGAAGGATCAGGAACACAAAAGACTCGATGGGCTGATCCACGAGGAAGAAATGGTGGACGCGGAACCCGTGATAAAAGTGCTGTAAAATGCTACAACTGCGGGGTGTATGGTCACTTTGCTTATGAGTGTCGTAAGCCACGTAAGGAAAAGGAATACAAACCAGAAGTGAACATGACTCAAGCTGAAGAGGATGAGCCAGCCTTGTTACTTATGGAGTGCGATGGTAAAAAAGGTGGAATGGTCCTGCTGAATGAAGAGAAAGTAGATCCTGTACTCAGTAAAAGAAGCGAGGAGAGGAAAATGTCGCAGATGTGGTACCTTGACAACGGTGCTAGTCAACACATGACAGGAGATCGCGGAAAATTCAAAGAATTGGACGAGAGAATCACGGGACAAGTCAAATTCGGGGACGGATCAACAGTTACTATTCGAGGAAAAGGAGTGATTTCATTCATGTGCAAGAACGGTGAGGAATGGAGTGTACGGGATGTATATTATATACCAACGTTGTGTAATAATATACTCAGTCTGGGTCAACTGTCGGAGGAGGGTAGTAAAGTGATCCTTGAAGAAGATCAGCTGAGGGTTTATAATCAAGGAGGTGCATTGCTCATGAGAGTGCAGAGGTCTGCGAACAGGTTGTACAGGATCAGCCTTGAAGAAAGTAAACCAGTGTGCGGGTTGTCCAAAGTGGAGGAAGAAACATGGCTGTGGCATAACCGCCTTGGTCATGTAAATTTTAAAGCCATGGAGTTAATGTCAAGGGAAGAATTGGCACTGGGAATTCCTAAGTTTATGCAGCCAAAGAAAAACTGTGAAGGTTGTCTAATGTCGAAGCAGGCACGAAAACCATTCCCATGTAAGGCATTATTCATTGCAAAGAAGCCATTGGAGTTGATTTATGcagatttatgtggacccatatCTCCTTCAACTTTGGCAGGTAATAAATACTTTCTCCTCTTTGTCGATGATTGTACTCGTAAAATGTGGGTTTATATGTTGAAAACAAAAGATGAAGCATTTGAGACATTCAAAAAATTCAAAGCACTAGTTGAAAGAGGAACGGAGAGTAAAATTAAAATTCTGAGAACTGATAGAGGAGGCGAGTTCTGTAGTCTTGAATTTCGCTCGTTTTGTGATGAAGTGGGTATTCAGAGACACTATACGGCTCCATacactccacaacaaaatggagttgtggaGCGAAGGAACCGTACAGTAGCAGCAATGACAAGAAGCATACTCAAAAGTTCAAATATGCCATCCTATATGTGGGGCGAGGCAGTCCGCCACTCAGTATATCTTCTGAATCGCCTGCCAACCAAAGTGCTAAAGGGAAGGACCCCACATGAAGCTTGGAGTGGCCGTAAACCAGACCTGAGTCATATTAAGATGTTTGGATGTGTTGCATACATGAAAACACCGTCAGTGCACACCAGCAAACTAGATGATCGAAGCAAAATGGTGGTGTACTTGGGAAAGGAACCAGGGACAAAAGCAAGTCGATTATATGATCCAAACCACAGAACGCTGCATGTAAGTAGAGACATAGTGTTTCAAGAAAGAAAGTTTTGGAGTTGGGAAGAGACAGAAGGTAGGGACGTGAAGTTCCCAGAGATAGTTGACCCCTCTGCAGGAAATGTTGTTGTTCAGACTACCCACCAAGAAGATGTGCAAGAGTCATCCGATGAATATGAGCCTGCAACACCAACACAATCCAGCATAGCACAGACTTCTGATTCAACTGCAAGTGTAGAAAGTGCAGGCTCAACTGCAGGC
This sequence is a window from Apium graveolens cultivar Ventura chromosome 9, ASM990537v1, whole genome shotgun sequence. Protein-coding genes within it:
- the LOC141683267 gene encoding protein LURP-one-related 12-like codes for the protein MKKGGVTVDSSLIFEKETQLTVHKTCLFFAGDGFTVYDTSGDIVFRVESYAISVRDHAEIVLMDPLGRCLLTVRRKRPSLHQRWEGFVGERLEGHKAIFSVRRSSMIGRSSVTVEVYNSTGDEYQIEGSIAQRCCTIFDGAKSPMAEIKRKVDYTSETVFGKEVFSLFLKPGFDAAFAMALVLVLDQINADDGSDDDTGSDLDTTGQD